In the Nicotiana tabacum cultivar K326 chromosome 16, ASM71507v2, whole genome shotgun sequence genome, one interval contains:
- the LOC107794534 gene encoding phosphatidylinositol 4-phosphate 5-kinase 1: MRESVSRRIMPTNDDNIAIASELKQLPNGDLYTGTFLGKVPHGNGQYLWSDGCMYKGEWQKGKASGKGKFSWPSGATYEGDFKEGRMDGYGTFIGADGDTYRGWWAKDMKHGFGEKLYANGDLYVGSWKWNLQEGEGRYVWGGNGNEYIGEWKKGVMCGKGVMIWGNGKRYEGDWDNGVIKGNGVFSWPDGRTCISSTSSGGGGGSWGESNLSKQNFGSGNGGGGGNGGGGILRRSSVTMNMRERNVNLPRICIWESDGEAGDITCDIVDNREAFVPRNEDDDDDGDDEESESSEGGDENGDFQKISEVVETKKPGQVITKGHKNYDLVLSLQLGIRYSTQKHASVTRELRNLDFDPNEKFWTRFPPEGSKFTPPHQVLDFKWKDYCPMVFKKLRELFGIDPAEYMLAICGNDALRELSSPGKSGSNFYLTQDDRFIIKTLKKSEVKVLIRMLQSYYRHVGQYRSSLVTKFFGLHCVKMVGCQKTRFVVMGNMFYSRRVIHKRFDLKGSSYGRTTDKPGGEADETTTFKDLDLNFVFQLRQSWFKELIRQIDIDCQFLEAENIMDYSLLIGVHFCNYSTNGEMNLSPSGKADAQDYCLCDAESPDKGQMMEEWKLPVSSAANVPARAVHTTGNGSESTSAQGGCAILCLGIIDILQDYDISKRLEHAYKSLQVDPTSISAVDPKLYSKRFRDFISRIFKVDDG; encoded by the exons atgcgtGAAAGTGTTTCACGGCGCATTATGCCAACAAATGACGATAATATAGCTATAGCTTCTGAGCTGAAACAGTTGCCAAATGGAGATCTATACACAGGAACATTCTTAGGAAAAGTGCCGCACGGTAATGGTCAGTATTTATGGTCAGATGGATGTATGTATAAAGGAGAATGGCAAAAAGGGAAAGCAAGTGGAAAAGGGAAGTTTTCATGGCCATCAGGAGCAACATATGAAGGTGATTTTAAGGAAGGTAGAATGGATGGATATGGTACATTTATTGGAGCTGATGGAGATACTTATAGAGGTTGGTGGGCGAAAGATATGAAGCATGGGTTTGGTGAGAAGTTGTATGCTAATGGGGATTTGTATGTTGGTTCTTGGAAATGGAATTTACAAGAAGGGGAAGGGAGATATGTGTGGGGAGGGAATGGGAATGAGTATATTGGGGAGTGGAAAAAAGGGGTTATGTGTGGTAAAGGGGTGATGATTTGGGGTAATGGGAAAAGATATGAAGGGGATTGGGATAATGGGGTTATTAAAGGAAATGGGGTTTTTAGTTGGCCTGATGGTAGGACTTGTATTAGTAGTACtagtagtggtggtggtggtggttcgTGGGGAGAAAGTAATTTGTCTAAACAAAATTTTGGTAGTGGaaatggtggtggtggtggtaatGGAGGTGGGGGGATTTTGAGGAGATCGTCAGTGACGATGAATATGCGCGAAAGGAATGTGAATTTACCGAGGATTTGTATATGGGAATCTGATGGTGAAGCAGGGGACATTACTTGTGATATTGTTGATAATAGGGAGGCGTTTGTTCCTAggaatgaggatgatgatgatgacggcGACGATGAAGAGAGTGAGAGTTCTGAAGGAGGAGATGAAAATGGGGATTTTCAGAAGATTTCTGAAGTTGTGGAAACGAAGAAGCCTGGGCAAGTGATAACGAAAGGACATAAGAATTATGATTTGGTGCTTAGTCTTCAGCTAGGTATTAG GTATTCTACTCAGAAGCACGCCTCAGTTACCCGAGAATTAAGGAATTTGGATTTCGATCCTAATGAGAAGTTCTGGACAAGGTTTCCACCCGAAGGTTCAAAATTTACACCGCCCCATCAGGTCCTAGACTTCAAATGGAAGGACTACTGTCCCATGGTTTTCAA AAAGCTTAGGGAATTGTTTGGAATAGATCCAGCTGAGTACATGCTAGCTATCTGTGGAAATGATGCACTTAGGGAACTGTCTTCCCCTGGGAAAAGTGGCAGCAACTTCTATCTAACTCAAGATGACCGATTTATCATCAAAACTTTGAAAAAGTCCGAAGTTAAG GTGCTGATTAGGATGCTTCAAAGTTATTACCGACATGTTGGTCAGTACAGAAGCTCCTTGGTCACAAAGTTTTTTGGTCTACATTGTGTTAAAATGGTTGGATGCCAAAAG ACACGTTTTGTTGTTATGGGGAACATGTTCTACTCGAGACGTGTTATCCATAAGCGTTTTGATTTAAAAGGATCCTCTTATGGCCGTACAACTGATAAGCCAGGAGGAGAGGCCGATGAGACTACCACGTTTAAAGACCTTGATCTCAACTTTGTCTTTCAATTGCGACAATCTTGGTTTAAAGAGCTTATAAG ACAAATTGATATAGATTGTCAGTTTCTGGAAGCTGAGAATATCATGGATTACAGTCTTTTGATTGGTGTTCATTTCTGCAATTATAGCACCAATGGCGAGATGAATTTGTCACCTTCCG GCAAAGCTGATGCTCAAGATTATTGTTTATGTGATGCAGAGAGTCCTGATAAGGGACAGATGATGGAGGAATG GAAGCTTCCTGTATCTTCAGCTGCAAACGTGCCTGCAAGGGCGGTTCATACAACAGGGAATGGAAGCGAGTCAACTTCTGCACAGGGTGGCTGTGCTATCCTTTGCTTGGGCATTATTGACATTCTTCAAGATTATGATATCAGCAAAAGGCTCgaacatgcatacaagtcatTACAAGTGGATCCCACTTCCATATCTGCTGTTGATCCAAAGCTCTACTCTAAAAGATTTCGGGATTTTATAAGTAGAATCTTTAAAGTAGACGACGGGTAA